The following proteins are encoded in a genomic region of Candidatus Cybelea sp.:
- the selD gene encoding selenide, water dikinase SelD, with amino-acid sequence MDAGGIRLTELSSCAGCAAKLGAAELRAVMERVSPATDARVLVGYGSCDDAGVYELHEGLALVQTVDFFPPIVDDPYDFGRIAATNALSDVYAMGAVPLSALNIAAFPEDLDLAILTRILEGGSRVARDAGVAILGGHTIKDAEPKYGMAVTGVVDPRRVITNAGAMPGDVLVLTKPLGTGILTTALRRDAIAPADLAQAIAVMTTRNEGGALAMQATGVSAATDVTGFGLLGHAENMARASNAGLLIRADAVPLMKGVIELIERGLVPGGTRNNAQTHAAFTEFAPSVPASVRVALSDAQTSGGLLIALRPERLARLLEELRARDVTGAVIGEVRAGSGIEVIA; translated from the coding sequence ATGGACGCTGGGGGCATCCGCCTCACCGAACTCTCTTCCTGCGCCGGGTGTGCGGCCAAGCTCGGCGCCGCCGAACTGCGTGCCGTAATGGAGCGCGTTTCGCCGGCGACCGACGCGCGGGTGCTCGTGGGTTACGGCAGCTGCGACGACGCCGGCGTCTACGAGCTGCACGAGGGTCTCGCGCTCGTGCAGACGGTCGACTTCTTTCCACCGATCGTCGACGATCCGTACGATTTCGGGCGCATCGCCGCAACCAACGCGCTCTCGGATGTCTACGCCATGGGAGCGGTTCCCCTCAGCGCGCTCAACATCGCGGCGTTCCCCGAAGATCTCGACCTTGCAATCTTAACCCGCATCCTCGAAGGGGGCTCGCGCGTCGCGCGCGATGCGGGCGTCGCAATACTCGGCGGGCACACGATCAAAGATGCGGAGCCGAAGTACGGTATGGCGGTGACCGGCGTCGTCGATCCGCGGCGCGTTATCACCAACGCGGGCGCCATGCCCGGCGACGTCCTCGTGCTGACCAAACCGTTGGGTACCGGGATTCTAACGACGGCCCTGCGGCGCGATGCGATCGCGCCGGCCGATCTCGCCCAGGCGATCGCCGTCATGACGACTCGCAACGAGGGCGGCGCGCTCGCCATGCAGGCTACGGGGGTGAGTGCGGCGACCGACGTCACCGGCTTCGGACTGCTCGGTCATGCCGAGAATATGGCGCGGGCCTCGAACGCAGGCCTGCTGATTCGCGCGGACGCGGTGCCGCTCATGAAAGGCGTGATCGAGCTGATCGAGCGCGGCCTCGTGCCCGGCGGAACGCGCAACAACGCGCAAACGCACGCCGCTTTTACCGAGTTTGCCCCATCGGTTCCAGCCAGCGTGCGTGTCGCGCTCTCCGACGCACAGACGTCGGGAGGTTTGTTGATAGCCCTGCGGCCCGAACGGCTCGCCCGTCTGCTCGAGGAGCTGCGCGCGCGCGACGTAACCGGCGCGGTCATCGGTGAAGTCCGCGCCGGATCCGGAATCGAGGTTATCGCTTGA
- a CDS encoding alanine--glyoxylate aminotransferase family protein has protein sequence MLKQLLFLPGPVTVAQPVLEAAARPMIDHRGPQFAALLERVTGALRPVYGTSGEIAVLGSSGTGAMEAAVVNLFSPGERLLSCPVGGFGKRFAAIAQGYGCIVETLVTPLGSALDPQALRRRLEEDTQRSIAGVLLTHNETSTGVANDMAALAPMLRAHGALTLVDSVSGLGASEFLMDAWGYDAVATASQKAFAAPPGIATVALSDRARTRVADRALGRYYFDLRLAMEFARIGQTPWTPPISILFALDVALERYHAEGMQAAFARHARYARNVRAGLQRLGFSLFSQAGAHSDTVVAAYPPAGVDPALLLRQLREKHGVVLSGGQGELAGKIIRFGTMGAVSEADFSAALDAIESTLAELTSGVA, from the coding sequence ATGCTCAAGCAGCTGCTATTCCTTCCCGGCCCCGTTACCGTCGCGCAGCCCGTTCTCGAAGCGGCGGCGCGGCCGATGATCGACCATCGCGGCCCGCAGTTTGCGGCATTGCTCGAACGCGTGACCGGCGCGCTGCGCCCCGTCTACGGCACGAGCGGCGAAATCGCGGTGCTCGGCAGCTCTGGAACGGGTGCGATGGAGGCCGCGGTCGTCAACCTGTTCTCGCCCGGAGAACGGCTGCTGTCGTGCCCCGTGGGGGGATTCGGCAAGCGCTTTGCAGCGATCGCGCAGGGCTACGGCTGCATCGTCGAGACGCTCGTTACGCCGCTGGGATCGGCGCTCGATCCGCAAGCCCTTCGCCGTCGACTCGAAGAAGATACCCAGCGAAGCATTGCCGGCGTGCTGCTGACGCATAACGAGACCTCGACCGGAGTTGCGAACGACATGGCGGCGCTCGCGCCGATGCTGCGCGCCCACGGCGCGCTGACGCTCGTCGATTCGGTGAGCGGATTGGGCGCCTCGGAGTTCTTGATGGATGCGTGGGGCTATGACGCCGTTGCGACGGCGTCCCAGAAAGCCTTCGCCGCGCCGCCCGGCATTGCGACGGTTGCCTTGAGCGATCGCGCGCGAACGCGCGTCGCGGATCGGGCCTTGGGCCGCTACTATTTCGATCTGCGCCTGGCGATGGAGTTCGCCCGCATCGGCCAGACGCCGTGGACGCCACCGATCTCGATTCTCTTCGCGCTCGATGTCGCGCTCGAACGTTACCACGCCGAAGGGATGCAGGCCGCGTTCGCACGTCACGCCCGCTACGCCCGCAACGTGCGCGCGGGGCTGCAGCGGCTGGGCTTTTCGCTGTTTTCGCAGGCCGGCGCACACTCCGACACGGTTGTTGCGGCCTATCCCCCGGCCGGCGTCGACCCCGCCCTCTTGTTGCGGCAGCTGCGCGAGAAACACGGCGTCGTGCTCTCGGGCGGTCAGGGAGAGCTGGCGGGAAAAATCATTCGCTTTGGAACGATGGGGGCGGTAAGCGAAGCCGATTTTTCCGCCGCTCTCGATGCGATCGAGTCGACGCTTGCCGAGCTTACAAGTGGTGTCGCTTGA